A single window of Candidatus Obscuribacter sp. DNA harbors:
- a CDS encoding DUF362 domain-containing protein: MSDEETTKSSRREFIAATAATVAAASLSSCSSEQKLNRELPVELTPEQLAKKKSGRSQVAIIECKDYEQDIFALIKNGLGQIKLPDLKGKHVVLKPNMVEYRADKPVTTNPALLAAAIELAKSCGASQITVAEGPGHMRDTEYLLDVTGLGAVCKNAGVPYVDLNLDDLEAMDNSNGFNEINPFYLPRTIVKADYVISVPKLKTHHWVGMTCSMKNLFGTVPGRKYGWPKNLLHIKGIPHSIIDLQHLVKPQLAIVDAIVAMEGDGPINGMAKHFGYVVVGQDVAAVDATCARMIGMDPDELAYIKMAGRVVGNTDAAQIDIFGPAIKDIVQTFDRPITMKDKSLLKQAAEQGS, from the coding sequence TTGTCCGACGAAGAAACCACAAAGTCCTCAAGACGCGAATTTATTGCCGCTACAGCAGCCACGGTGGCAGCTGCATCTCTCAGCAGTTGCAGCTCAGAACAAAAGCTCAACCGTGAGCTGCCGGTGGAATTAACACCAGAGCAATTAGCTAAAAAGAAAAGTGGACGCTCGCAAGTAGCCATTATTGAGTGCAAAGATTACGAGCAGGATATTTTTGCTCTGATAAAAAACGGACTCGGTCAAATCAAGCTGCCAGACTTAAAAGGCAAGCATGTCGTACTCAAACCAAATATGGTCGAATACCGTGCCGACAAACCAGTGACAACAAATCCCGCCCTCCTGGCCGCCGCTATTGAGCTAGCTAAGTCCTGTGGGGCTAGCCAAATCACTGTCGCCGAAGGTCCAGGACACATGCGCGATACAGAGTATCTACTCGATGTCACAGGACTGGGTGCTGTATGCAAAAATGCAGGCGTGCCTTATGTCGACCTCAATCTCGACGATCTAGAGGCAATGGACAACAGCAACGGCTTTAACGAGATCAATCCCTTTTATCTGCCCCGCACAATCGTCAAAGCCGACTATGTCATCAGCGTGCCCAAACTAAAAACGCATCACTGGGTAGGCATGACCTGCAGCATGAAGAATTTGTTTGGCACAGTGCCCGGTCGCAAATATGGCTGGCCAAAAAATCTATTACATATAAAAGGAATTCCCCATTCGATTATCGACTTACAACATCTAGTCAAACCACAACTAGCTATCGTAGATGCCATCGTGGCCATGGAAGGCGACGGTCCTATAAATGGCATGGCAAAACACTTTGGCTATGTTGTCGTGGGACAGGACGTAGCAGCAGTCGACGCCACTTGTGCGCGCATGATTGGCATGGACCCGGATGAGCTTGCCTACATAAAAATGGCTGGACGAGTAGTGGGCAACACCGATGCCGCTCAAATAGACATATTTGGACCAGCCATCAAAGACATCGTCCAGACCTTTGATCGCCCCATCACAATGAAGGACAAATCTCTACTCAAACAAGCAGCCGAACAGGGCAGCTAA
- a CDS encoding terpene cyclase/mutase family protein yields MAAQKLADAIAKTRQHLIKIQNQEAGWFPYKKDGDPSMEASAWSLMALDQVSAIQKGYNFICQAQNADGGWSTKPDAGRSDWTSALALLSVRLLKPTLQAIPDQNLTKQKRLVKAGVEYLLDARYTYKPATRLVMLVSKGGKALDKDRGWPWDPDCFHWIEPTAYSLMSLKLPNLPELYGQPEIKKVIQKGNKFILDHACRGGGWNHGNDITLGAYLPAYRLTTAEALLALQDLPDENKVKAGLAYLKTWSDKNTSAMSIAMSALALMAFDQDATQEIEMLLARQSPEGTLPAPLWRQ; encoded by the coding sequence GTGGCAGCGCAAAAACTTGCTGATGCAATCGCAAAAACGAGACAGCATCTAATAAAAATTCAAAATCAAGAAGCAGGTTGGTTTCCCTATAAAAAAGATGGTGACCCATCTATGGAAGCAAGCGCCTGGTCATTAATGGCTCTAGATCAAGTATCTGCCATACAAAAGGGATACAACTTTATCTGTCAGGCGCAAAATGCCGATGGCGGCTGGTCTACAAAACCAGATGCAGGCCGCTCGGATTGGACCAGTGCGCTTGCTTTGCTCAGTGTTCGCTTACTCAAACCGACACTACAAGCGATTCCCGACCAAAACCTGACAAAACAAAAGCGCCTCGTCAAGGCTGGTGTCGAATATTTACTAGACGCCAGATACACCTACAAGCCGGCAACTCGGCTTGTCATGCTGGTTTCAAAAGGGGGTAAAGCGCTCGACAAAGACCGCGGCTGGCCCTGGGATCCAGATTGCTTTCACTGGATAGAGCCCACCGCCTATTCATTAATGTCACTAAAATTACCGAATTTGCCAGAATTGTACGGACAACCAGAGATCAAAAAAGTAATTCAAAAAGGTAACAAATTTATTCTCGATCATGCCTGCCGGGGCGGTGGATGGAATCATGGCAATGACATCACCCTTGGTGCCTACCTACCAGCCTATCGCCTGACAACAGCCGAAGCACTGCTGGCTTTGCAAGATTTGCCAGACGAAAACAAAGTCAAAGCCGGCCTGGCTTATCTCAAGACCTGGTCTGATAAAAATACATCTGCCATGTCTATTGCCATGTCCGCTCTTGCTCTAATGGCTTTTGACCAGGACGCAACACAAGAGATTGAAATGTTACTGGCGCGTCAATCTCCAGAGGGCACTTTGCCAGCACCGCTGTGGCGGCAGTGA
- the cpaB gene encoding Flp pilus assembly protein CpaB, protein MPPALMLVLIIGLAVLVTMMVTSNQQAQEAALKAKEQDLVAKMSAKGKVVYAIKDIPEGSTIPVDSLEEKEIEQAKIPQDALTSASLAAGRVAKYGIQTGQIVSQHDLAPQGISLGFEARLKEGMRAVTFAVDSNSGVAGFVTPESHVDVISMVGAGSETKVAPILSDVEVIACGQMYQKAPGGTASVPASSVTVSLSPEDAAKLIKAITASKLYLTLRNDKDHTPVATVDVTSLFVKPPAAKGGGDAMAALPPPSALPPPPLPNAPDAGPMPMGGPGMAPMAPPPPPLHEIEIWSGSKKDVLSVPKS, encoded by the coding sequence ATGCCTCCAGCATTAATGCTCGTGCTGATTATTGGTCTCGCTGTACTCGTAACCATGATGGTTACTAGCAACCAGCAAGCTCAAGAAGCAGCGCTCAAAGCGAAGGAGCAGGACCTTGTTGCCAAAATGAGCGCCAAGGGCAAAGTGGTATATGCCATCAAGGATATTCCTGAAGGCTCAACCATCCCTGTTGATTCACTCGAAGAAAAGGAAATCGAGCAGGCCAAAATCCCGCAAGACGCCCTTACTTCCGCATCTCTCGCTGCTGGTCGAGTTGCTAAGTACGGTATTCAAACCGGACAAATCGTTTCTCAACACGACCTTGCTCCGCAAGGTATCTCGTTGGGATTCGAAGCCCGTCTCAAAGAGGGCATGAGAGCTGTTACCTTTGCTGTTGACAGCAACTCCGGCGTTGCCGGTTTCGTTACTCCCGAAAGCCATGTTGACGTTATCTCCATGGTCGGTGCTGGTTCCGAGACTAAGGTAGCTCCAATCCTCTCTGACGTTGAAGTTATTGCTTGTGGTCAGATGTATCAGAAGGCTCCCGGCGGCACTGCCTCCGTACCAGCTAGCTCTGTTACCGTATCTCTTTCTCCAGAAGATGCTGCCAAACTAATCAAGGCCATCACCGCGAGTAAGTTGTACCTGACTTTGAGAAATGACAAAGACCACACACCAGTGGCAACAGTGGACGTTACCTCACTCTTTGTTAAGCCTCCAGCTGCTAAGGGTGGCGGTGATGCGATGGCGGCTCTGCCTCCTCCTTCCGCTCTGCCTCCTCCCCCACTGCCAAACGCTCCTGATGCAGGACCGATGCCAATGGGTGGACCTGGAATGGCGCCGATGGCACCACCACCGCCGCCACTGCACGAAATTGAGATCTGGTCCGGAAGTAAAAAGGACGTACTCTCAGTTCCTAAATCCTAG
- a CDS encoding AAA family ATPase — translation MKLTTLLVCDAGLDKRQTIEDLIHSQPSLALVSTVSGSMAREQIGSLHPKLVWIELSPAPVRGLSLLAELRETFPQLYFFVSYEVPDPELIRTAYRLGASDFLDAERWRTDLPAAVQSIQLKHQSESVSTAAGKVIGIFSPTGGIGATTICTNLAGYLGKYGETCIVDLDLQFGMVSHYLNLEPSFSLSTIDFSHTNFDATYLRNLMTRYDDKLSILAAPPELEDIGDIYAAQVQEILYTSKQEFRFTVVDLPKNLLDERAIATLDLADHVLVITEYNWAAILNARKCLDTFKAHYNQEKLLLVVNRSEWLPQDVLSECRANLNYPVFHEIPNDTKTAKWVNNQGQIAPGHTPLGKGLDSLARRIAGGEQLLITQKDGDKAGGFKLPAIFGKRK, via the coding sequence ATGAAACTGACCACACTGCTTGTTTGTGATGCTGGACTAGATAAACGCCAGACCATCGAAGATTTGATCCATAGTCAGCCATCGCTGGCGCTTGTAAGCACCGTCTCTGGCAGCATGGCCCGTGAGCAAATCGGTAGCTTGCATCCCAAGTTGGTTTGGATCGAGCTCAGCCCTGCTCCAGTACGCGGTCTATCGCTACTGGCAGAATTGCGCGAAACTTTCCCTCAACTCTACTTCTTCGTAAGTTATGAAGTGCCAGATCCGGAGCTTATTCGTACAGCTTATCGTCTGGGCGCTTCCGACTTCCTCGATGCTGAGCGCTGGCGTACAGATTTGCCAGCTGCTGTACAGAGCATCCAGCTCAAGCACCAGTCGGAGTCTGTCTCCACTGCTGCTGGTAAAGTAATCGGTATTTTTAGCCCCACCGGCGGTATCGGCGCTACTACTATATGCACCAACCTCGCTGGCTATCTGGGCAAATATGGTGAGACTTGCATCGTCGACCTCGACTTGCAATTCGGTATGGTTTCTCACTACCTCAACCTGGAGCCTTCCTTCAGTTTGAGCACCATCGACTTTTCGCACACCAACTTTGATGCCACTTATCTGCGTAACTTGATGACTCGTTATGACGATAAGCTCAGCATTCTTGCAGCTCCGCCCGAACTCGAAGACATCGGCGATATCTATGCTGCTCAAGTGCAAGAAATCCTCTATACATCTAAGCAAGAATTCCGCTTTACCGTTGTCGACTTGCCCAAAAACTTGCTCGATGAGCGCGCCATTGCGACCCTCGACTTGGCTGACCACGTACTGGTTATCACTGAGTACAACTGGGCTGCCATCCTCAATGCTCGTAAGTGCTTAGATACATTCAAAGCGCACTACAACCAAGAAAAACTTCTCCTCGTCGTTAACAGATCAGAGTGGCTGCCACAAGACGTTCTCAGTGAATGTCGTGCCAACCTCAACTACCCTGTTTTCCACGAAATCCCCAACGATACAAAGACCGCCAAGTGGGTTAACAACCAGGGGCAAATCGCTCCAGGACATACTCCCCTAGGTAAAGGACTTGATTCCCTCGCCCGGAGAATCGCTGGAGGCGAACAGCTTCTAATTACACAAAAGGATGGCGACAAAGCAGGTGGCTTCAAGCTTCCCGCCATATTCGGTAAACGCAAATAA
- a CDS encoding CpaF family protein has translation MREREKFIIEQLRRELDTSRLTNISEDTQAQVRARIREIVNSDPAPLTMMEKGILLQNVLDEVFGFGPLGPLLRDPSVGDICVNSISSIYVERHGRLEKTSVVFENDRHLRQTIDKIIQPLGRRLDENSPMVDARLPNGSRVNATIPPVSIDGPTITIRCFGTSIMSLGQLVEKGSMSVQMAEVLKACVKGRINMIISGGTGSGKTTLLNALSAHINPRERIITIEDAAELRLQHEHWVRMETRPPNTEGRGQITQRMLVINCLRMRPDRIILGECRGEEAFDMLQAMNTGHSGSMTTIHANNPRDCTKRLENMILMCGMEMPQKAARELIASAIQVIVQIKRLEDGTRRVTEIAEITGMEGDTIAISTMFALEREGRDPRGFFKCRHVGSGLPPKFLEQLEQEAVPFKLEWLR, from the coding sequence ATCCGTGAACGCGAAAAATTCATCATTGAGCAGTTGAGAAGAGAACTCGACACTTCTCGTTTGACCAACATCTCGGAAGATACACAAGCTCAAGTTAGAGCTCGTATCAGAGAAATCGTAAACTCTGACCCAGCTCCTCTGACCATGATGGAAAAGGGTATCCTCCTCCAGAACGTTCTCGACGAAGTATTTGGATTTGGACCACTCGGACCACTACTACGCGACCCAAGCGTAGGTGACATCTGCGTCAACAGTATTTCTTCAATTTATGTAGAGCGTCACGGTCGTCTCGAAAAAACAAGCGTTGTCTTCGAAAACGACCGTCACTTGAGACAGACAATCGACAAGATTATCCAACCTCTCGGCAGACGTCTCGACGAAAACTCACCCATGGTGGATGCCCGTCTTCCAAACGGTTCACGTGTAAACGCCACAATTCCTCCTGTATCAATCGACGGACCGACCATCACAATCCGATGCTTCGGTACATCGATCATGTCGCTGGGTCAATTGGTCGAGAAGGGCTCGATGAGCGTCCAGATGGCGGAAGTGCTAAAAGCTTGCGTCAAAGGTCGTATCAATATGATCATCTCTGGTGGTACAGGCTCCGGTAAAACAACTCTGCTCAACGCTCTATCTGCTCACATCAACCCGCGCGAACGCATCATCACCATTGAGGACGCCGCCGAGTTGCGCTTGCAACACGAGCACTGGGTGCGCATGGAAACCCGTCCACCAAACACTGAAGGACGTGGTCAAATCACCCAGCGTATGCTTGTTATCAACTGTCTGCGTATGAGACCCGACCGCATCATCCTTGGTGAGTGTCGTGGTGAAGAAGCGTTCGACATGTTGCAAGCCATGAACACAGGTCACAGTGGATCAATGACTACGATTCACGCCAACAATCCTCGTGACTGTACAAAGCGTCTCGAAAACATGATCCTGATGTGCGGTATGGAAATGCCGCAAAAGGCAGCTCGCGAATTGATCGCCTCTGCTATTCAGGTAATCGTGCAGATCAAGCGTCTTGAAGATGGTACTCGTCGTGTTACCGAGATCGCTGAGATAACCGGGATGGAAGGCGACACAATCGCTATCTCCACCATGTTTGCTCTAGAGCGTGAAGGTCGTGACCCAAGAGGCTTCTTCAAATGTCGCCACGTGGGATCTGGCTTGCCGCCTAAGTTCCTCGAACAACTGGAGCAAGAAGCTGTACCATTCAAACTGGAATGGCTCAGATAA
- a CDS encoding type II secretion system F family protein, with amino-acid sequence MQGPIIFGSIVVIGLLLMVLLRRDSVDQLSRLTKQSRRNAEKLRDSADPENIFVTQRQDYLATLLARAGLEAQYDKMRMQWLYASIGAGLLGAVAFILQGVPELCPVGFFLGLPVGAAGFVYYIGEVAKRRQARMTEQLPQILETMVSALRAGSPVMEVFKVISDTGPDPIRGEFKRGLISLQLGKPFRDVMREMSLRIKAPDFKLLTQAIFISQDVGGNLADVVATIAEAIRERFKLRDFLNALTSQGKATASFIGCLPYLITVGTYFLTPSYMTPFLNHPIARIVMVLLVCWELLGFYILQKMVTFEV; translated from the coding sequence ATGCAAGGTCCAATAATTTTCGGTTCGATAGTGGTGATTGGTTTGCTGCTCATGGTGCTACTGCGCCGTGACTCAGTCGATCAATTGTCGCGTCTGACAAAACAGTCGAGACGCAATGCTGAAAAACTGAGAGACAGCGCCGATCCTGAGAACATCTTCGTGACTCAGCGTCAGGACTATCTTGCAACCTTGCTTGCTCGCGCCGGCTTGGAAGCTCAGTACGACAAGATGCGCATGCAATGGCTATATGCTTCAATTGGTGCGGGCTTACTTGGTGCTGTTGCCTTCATTCTTCAGGGTGTACCAGAGCTTTGTCCTGTTGGATTTTTCCTTGGACTGCCTGTGGGCGCTGCCGGATTTGTTTATTACATCGGTGAAGTTGCCAAAAGACGTCAGGCTCGTATGACCGAGCAACTGCCTCAGATTCTAGAAACAATGGTGTCCGCGCTCCGCGCCGGTTCACCGGTAATGGAAGTCTTTAAGGTTATCTCTGATACCGGCCCGGATCCAATTCGTGGCGAATTCAAGCGTGGTCTCATTTCTTTGCAGCTAGGTAAGCCATTTCGTGATGTAATGAGAGAGATGTCTCTGCGTATCAAGGCGCCTGACTTCAAGCTTCTTACCCAGGCAATCTTTATCTCCCAAGACGTAGGGGGTAATTTGGCAGACGTTGTAGCCACAATCGCCGAAGCGATTCGTGAAAGATTCAAACTACGCGACTTCCTCAACGCTCTTACATCACAAGGTAAAGCTACTGCATCATTTATTGGCTGTCTGCCTTATTTGATTACAGTTGGTACTTACTTCTTGACACCTTCTTACATGACCCCCTTCTTGAACCACCCAATTGCTAGAATCGTAATGGTGCTTCTAGTTTGCTGGGAACTCCTCGGATTCTACATCTTGCAAAAGATGGTCACATTTGAAGTTTAG
- a CDS encoding type II secretion system F family protein yields MPTPVLAIMVFTCVVASCILVLRPVFGTYVDNYGVRLRPRKEKEDSAAEKPKDSAILKLAELAGTFALSLMPALADKRTVQLLTMANYRTPQHMAIFIGVKAILIGTVLTMTFLAAASNPVMLLLGLVGCIPGWILPNFFLAGRVKKRQSDIMRELPVIIDLLIVCAQAGLGLMLAVDKVSKEVGESCPILSVELQQLIADVKVFAKTVPYALREMGERCGVDELINMASALIAAEAKGADMSYPLRQQAVALRDRLKRKKEEEAGKVPVKMVPVIMIFVMPLILCPMLGPAVVTIIAAIQPIMSSGSMK; encoded by the coding sequence ATGCCAACACCAGTCCTAGCCATAATGGTATTCACCTGTGTAGTCGCAAGCTGCATACTGGTGCTGCGCCCGGTCTTCGGTACCTACGTAGACAACTACGGCGTGCGTCTGAGACCACGCAAAGAGAAAGAAGACTCCGCAGCTGAAAAGCCAAAGGATTCGGCTATCCTCAAACTGGCGGAACTCGCCGGTACCTTTGCACTATCTTTGATGCCTGCTCTTGCTGACAAGCGTACTGTGCAGTTGCTCACTATGGCTAACTACCGTACTCCCCAGCACATGGCTATCTTTATCGGTGTAAAAGCGATTTTGATCGGTACAGTTTTGACCATGACTTTCCTGGCAGCAGCTTCCAATCCTGTCATGCTCTTGCTCGGTCTAGTTGGTTGTATTCCTGGTTGGATTTTGCCTAACTTCTTCCTGGCTGGTCGCGTCAAAAAGCGTCAGTCCGATATCATGAGAGAGCTGCCTGTCATTATCGACTTGCTCATAGTTTGCGCCCAAGCTGGTCTTGGTTTGATGCTCGCTGTAGATAAAGTATCTAAAGAAGTAGGCGAGTCTTGTCCCATCCTCTCAGTAGAGTTGCAACAACTCATTGCTGACGTAAAAGTATTTGCTAAAACAGTACCTTACGCTCTCAGAGAAATGGGTGAGAGATGCGGCGTAGATGAACTTATAAACATGGCATCAGCCTTGATCGCTGCTGAAGCGAAGGGTGCTGACATGAGCTATCCTCTGCGTCAACAAGCCGTCGCCCTCCGTGACCGTCTCAAGCGTAAGAAAGAAGAAGAAGCCGGTAAAGTGCCAGTTAAAATGGTGCCCGTAATTATGATCTTCGTTATGCCTTTGATTCTCTGTCCCATGCTTGGACCAGCGGTTGTAACCATCATCGCTGCTATCCAGCCGATTATGTCCAGCGGTTCGATGAAGTAA
- a CDS encoding DUF192 domain-containing protein: protein MLPKNGTYCRINNATKDSVLAERAKVARSFFTRLKGLLGTDSLPTGSGLWIEPCAAIHMFGMRYAIDAIFVDKHNVVVGFCIEIPPGAVSPNFKGARSCIELASGSIICSGTQVGDTITWSAAE, encoded by the coding sequence TTGCTGCCTAAAAACGGTACTTATTGCCGCATCAACAATGCAACCAAGGACAGTGTTTTAGCAGAGCGCGCAAAAGTTGCGCGCTCTTTTTTTACGCGTCTCAAAGGGCTTCTTGGTACCGACTCCCTGCCAACTGGCAGCGGGCTGTGGATTGAGCCCTGTGCCGCGATTCATATGTTTGGCATGCGTTACGCTATCGATGCCATTTTTGTTGATAAGCACAATGTTGTGGTGGGCTTTTGTATTGAGATACCGCCTGGTGCTGTCTCACCCAATTTTAAGGGAGCACGCTCCTGTATCGAGTTGGCCAGTGGCAGTATCATATGCAGTGGCACCCAGGTGGGCGATACCATCACCTGGTCAGCTGCTGAATAG
- a CDS encoding SGNH/GDSL hydrolase family protein, protein MTQEPSNLPPEQRTLRSLLPQKITPTVAVLIALAVAGSSACSYYLSTVYDSWQQETQIDHRYQEWKQRLSPEQKAWEDAIKISMDGVFWKRYKRDRVEGRTTSWDYGFVDPRKPTVLIIGDSISLGYTDLVRQTLTTRANILRIPTNGGKTANGVAHLNDWLNRKPYNIIYFNFGIHDRKTAPEVYQSNLEQIVKGLKATGAKLIFATSTPLPLKPQEQMDDNDIQQKNTIARQIMQKNGVLVDDLYTVIKADLAQYQEPNDCHLTNNGYKALGLHVAQTIAKNLPAQKSEPKAPH, encoded by the coding sequence ATGACTCAAGAACCATCAAATCTGCCGCCAGAACAAAGAACTTTGCGATCACTACTACCTCAAAAGATAACGCCGACAGTGGCTGTCCTTATTGCTCTGGCTGTAGCAGGCTCCAGTGCCTGCAGCTACTACCTCTCCACTGTCTATGACAGCTGGCAGCAAGAGACCCAGATAGACCACCGCTATCAGGAGTGGAAGCAACGTCTCAGCCCTGAGCAAAAAGCCTGGGAAGATGCAATCAAAATCAGCATGGATGGCGTATTTTGGAAAAGATACAAACGCGACCGAGTGGAAGGACGGACAACATCCTGGGACTATGGTTTTGTCGACCCGCGCAAACCAACTGTGCTAATAATCGGTGATTCTATTTCGCTTGGTTACACAGACCTGGTCAGACAGACTCTCACCACCAGAGCCAATATACTTCGCATCCCCACTAATGGCGGCAAAACAGCCAACGGTGTAGCTCATCTAAATGACTGGCTAAATCGCAAGCCTTACAACATCATCTATTTTAATTTTGGCATCCATGATCGCAAAACAGCGCCAGAAGTCTATCAGAGCAATCTAGAACAAATCGTCAAAGGGCTCAAAGCCACTGGGGCAAAACTCATTTTTGCCACAAGCACACCACTACCGCTCAAGCCACAAGAGCAAATGGATGACAATGATATCCAGCAAAAAAACACTATTGCCCGTCAAATCATGCAAAAAAACGGAGTCCTAGTTGACGATCTCTACACTGTGATTAAAGCTGATCTAGCTCAGTATCAAGAGCCCAATGACTGTCATCTCACTAACAACGGCTACAAAGCACTGGGATTGCATGTGGCACAGACCATAGCCAAAAATCTACCAGCACAAAAATCCGAGCCAAAAGCGCCACACTAA
- a CDS encoding acyltransferase, with product MGQDVHHSIKAIKGLRCSAHLDLLRGLDAVMVVLVHLSDLFFQLSKDNPSFLSKAAMFLVVQGISSVLTFFVLSGYLISMSIFDPLRANRFSWRAYIINRLSRLYVVLVPALLLGAFWDLLGIRLFGLNSAYNGVTLGSINVPPSVVSYLTWQNFFGQLLFLQDICCHTFGSNGVLWSLSCEFWYYLIFPAALISIYPGKTKLPVRIGLAVFAMAALCFIGPLMCYRFVIWLMGTALLFVPLAKSLKATVNGRWLAITLGAICFIVRLWLTPLVGPSPLWRIPLEFLLGLSCMLCLFFVLHDKAKIIPDSTDSELATPGEDIETDKNKSQPGPFSYVAMSGLLASFSYSLYLVHMPFLFFLRACLIKDNRWPLDALHVFYGLLLLALVLFYAWLVALCTENQTAKVRALFMKLTGKKA from the coding sequence TTGGGTCAGGACGTACATCACTCAATCAAAGCGATCAAAGGTCTGAGGTGCTCGGCTCATCTAGATCTGCTCCGTGGTCTTGATGCCGTCATGGTAGTGCTGGTCCATCTCAGTGATTTGTTTTTTCAGCTCAGTAAAGACAACCCTTCTTTTTTATCAAAAGCAGCCATGTTCCTGGTTGTGCAAGGTATTAGCTCTGTTTTGACATTTTTTGTCTTGAGCGGCTATTTGATCTCAATGTCAATTTTTGACCCCTTGCGCGCCAATCGTTTTAGCTGGCGAGCTTATATCATCAATCGGCTATCACGTCTCTATGTGGTACTTGTGCCAGCACTTTTGCTTGGTGCCTTCTGGGATTTACTGGGCATAAGGCTGTTTGGTCTCAACTCTGCCTATAACGGAGTCACACTCGGATCCATTAACGTGCCACCGTCAGTAGTGAGCTATCTGACCTGGCAAAATTTCTTCGGTCAGCTTTTATTTTTGCAAGATATTTGCTGCCACACCTTTGGTTCCAATGGCGTGCTGTGGAGCTTAAGTTGTGAGTTCTGGTATTACCTGATTTTTCCAGCGGCACTAATCAGTATCTACCCTGGCAAAACCAAACTGCCAGTGCGCATCGGTCTGGCAGTCTTTGCCATGGCAGCGCTTTGCTTTATTGGTCCTCTGATGTGCTATCGCTTTGTTATATGGCTGATGGGCACAGCCCTGCTCTTTGTCCCTCTGGCTAAGTCACTAAAAGCTACGGTCAACGGTCGGTGGCTAGCAATCACACTGGGCGCCATTTGTTTTATTGTGCGCCTCTGGCTCACTCCACTGGTCGGACCCTCCCCTCTATGGCGCATCCCGCTGGAATTTTTACTCGGTCTATCTTGCATGCTCTGTTTGTTTTTTGTTTTGCACGACAAAGCCAAAATCATCCCCGACTCCACAGATAGCGAGTTAGCCACACCGGGTGAGGACATTGAGACTGACAAAAACAAAAGCCAACCAGGTCCTTTTAGCTATGTCGCCATGAGCGGTCTTTTGGCGAGCTTTAGCTATAGCCTCTACCTTGTCCACATGCCATTTTTGTTTTTTTTACGAGCCTGTTTGATCAAGGATAACCGCTGGCCTCTCGATGCGCTCCATGTATTTTATGGACTGCTATTACTTGCCCTGGTACTCTTTTACGCATGGCTAGTGGCGCTTTGCACCGAAAATCAAACAGCAAAAGTGCGCGCCCTCTTTATGAAACTGACAGGCAAAAAAGCATGA